The following proteins are encoded in a genomic region of Synechococcus sp. ROS8604:
- a CDS encoding glucokinase yields the protein MQATTYLAGDLGGTKTLLAIYSDQNGKLKQEHVQRYVSAEWTSLDSMLKHFLQTRPDTNGTPQTSCFAVAGPVKNRAAELTNLGWRISQESLQQSAGLERVELVNDFAVLIYGLPHFSDSQQITLQAGSGLDSEGSQAEQGPVAILGAGTGLGMARGLPSKTGLIALPSEGGHREFAPRCNDEWALVQWLKRDLSLERISVERVVSGTGLGHVMNWMLQQAENATHPLQEKAKAWRYNTPDQPGYHDLPASTCQYAQAGDRIANAAMTLWLSAYGAAAGDLALQELCTGGLWIGGGTAEKNQDGLKSMPFLTALRQKGRFQPFLEGLTVRAVIDPGAGLFSAACRARELAESSGTLT from the coding sequence ATGCAGGCAACCACGTACCTGGCCGGGGATCTCGGTGGCACCAAAACGCTCTTAGCGATCTACAGCGATCAAAACGGCAAGCTGAAACAAGAGCATGTTCAGCGTTACGTGTCGGCGGAATGGACGTCTCTCGACTCGATGCTCAAGCACTTCCTGCAAACGCGCCCAGACACCAACGGCACGCCTCAAACCAGTTGCTTTGCCGTCGCAGGTCCGGTTAAAAACCGAGCCGCTGAACTCACCAATTTGGGATGGAGGATCAGCCAAGAGTCGTTGCAACAATCGGCAGGCTTGGAGCGCGTTGAGCTCGTCAACGATTTCGCCGTTCTGATCTATGGCCTGCCGCATTTCAGCGACAGTCAGCAGATCACGCTTCAAGCAGGATCAGGATTGGATTCCGAAGGCAGCCAAGCCGAGCAAGGTCCCGTCGCCATTCTTGGAGCAGGAACAGGCTTGGGGATGGCTCGGGGACTTCCGAGCAAGACAGGCTTGATTGCGTTACCCAGCGAGGGGGGCCACAGAGAGTTCGCTCCCCGTTGCAACGATGAATGGGCCCTTGTGCAATGGCTCAAGCGCGATCTCTCCCTCGAGCGAATCTCCGTGGAGAGAGTTGTCAGCGGAACCGGTTTGGGCCATGTCATGAACTGGATGCTCCAACAGGCGGAGAACGCAACGCACCCGCTTCAAGAGAAAGCCAAGGCATGGAGATACAACACACCAGACCAACCCGGCTATCACGATCTCCCCGCTTCCACATGCCAATACGCCCAAGCCGGCGACCGCATCGCGAACGCGGCGATGACGCTATGGCTCAGTGCCTACGGAGCAGCGGCCGGGGACCTGGCGCTCCAAGAATTGTGCACAGGAGGGCTCTGGATCGGAGGGGGCACAGCCGAAAAGAACCAAGATGGTTTGAAGTCCATGCCTTTCTTAACTGCCCTGCGCCAGAAAGGGCGGTTTCAGCCGTTTTTGGAAGGTTTAACGGTGCGAGCTGTCATCGATCCGGGAGCTGGTCTGTTTAGTGCTGCCTGCAGAGCACGAGAACTGGCTGAGTCGAGTGGGACACTGACCTGA
- the thrB gene encoding homoserine kinase — protein sequence MAQPRIGQTVVVDVPATTANIGPGFDCLGAALDLNNRFTMRRIDGDGERFELIIEGQEGSHLRGGPDNLVYRAAQRVWQAAGQEPIAIEARVRLAVPPARGLGSSATAIVAGLVGANALVGEPLSREKLLELAIDIEGHPDNVVPSLLGGLCMTAKAASQRWRVVRCEWMHSIKAVVAIPAIRLSTSEARRAMPKSIPIGDAVVNLGALTLLLQGLRTGNGDLISDGMHDRLHEPYRWKLIKGGQEVKEAALAAGAWGCAISGAGPSILALCAEERGPAVSHAMVKAWEAAGVASRAPLLNLQTAGSHWQPKDAG from the coding sequence ATGGCGCAGCCGCGTATCGGCCAAACAGTGGTGGTGGACGTTCCCGCTACCACCGCCAACATTGGTCCAGGATTCGACTGTCTAGGCGCTGCTCTGGATCTCAACAACCGTTTCACCATGCGTCGCATTGATGGCGATGGAGAGCGATTTGAACTGATTATCGAGGGACAGGAGGGGTCTCATCTGCGGGGAGGGCCAGACAACCTCGTGTATCGAGCCGCTCAGCGGGTCTGGCAAGCAGCCGGCCAGGAGCCCATCGCCATTGAGGCTCGCGTGCGTTTAGCCGTTCCTCCAGCCAGGGGGCTAGGCAGCAGCGCCACAGCCATCGTGGCGGGACTCGTGGGTGCCAATGCCTTGGTTGGAGAACCTCTCAGTCGAGAAAAACTACTGGAGCTCGCCATTGATATCGAAGGACACCCCGACAACGTTGTGCCTTCGCTGCTGGGAGGACTGTGCATGACAGCCAAGGCTGCATCTCAACGCTGGCGCGTGGTGCGTTGCGAATGGATGCACAGCATCAAGGCAGTCGTTGCGATCCCCGCCATTCGTCTCAGCACCAGCGAAGCGAGACGGGCCATGCCCAAATCGATCCCCATCGGGGATGCAGTGGTCAACCTTGGCGCCCTCACCCTGCTGCTGCAGGGCCTAAGGACCGGAAACGGCGATTTGATCTCAGACGGAATGCATGATCGGTTGCATGAGCCCTATCGCTGGAAGCTCATCAAAGGCGGGCAGGAAGTGAAAGAAGCTGCGCTTGCGGCTGGAGCCTGGGGGTGTGCCATCAGCGGCGCGGGGCCGAGCATCCTGGCGCTGTGCGCAGAAGAGAGAGGGCCTGCCGTCAGTCATGCCATGGTGAAGGCTTGGGAAGCGGCGGGCGTCGCTAGTCGCGCTCCACTGCTTAACCTTCAGACGGCTGGGAGCCACTGGCAGCCCAAAGACGCTGGGTAA
- a CDS encoding NAD(P)H-quinone oxidoreductase subunit 4, producing MDANLPLTAASQAAFPWLSLIVLLPAAMALLMPLLPGDDAQQSPLPRNLAIGVLLVDLVLMLVVFSRHFDPSDSSLQLVERVSWVPSIGLEWSLGADGLSAPLVVLSGLVTLLSVAASWNVQHKTKLYFGLLLVQASAQGLVFLSQDFLLFFLAWELELVPVYLLIAIWGGSNRQYAATKFILYTAVASLLILISGLALALSGDTFTLNLTELAARSPGGTFGLLCYLGFLIGFGVKLPMFPLHTWLPDAHGEANAPVSMLLAGVLLKMGGYALLRFNVQMLPEAHLVLAPALIVLGIVNIIYGALNAFAQDNVKRRIACSSVSHMGFVLLGIGAVDALGLSGAMLQMISHGLIAAAMFFVTGCFYERTKTLSIPNMGGLAKVLPITFAFFLASSLASLALPGMSGFISEITIFLGVTNQENFTTLFRVTTVAIAAIGLVLTPMYLLSMCRRVFFGPRIPAFAFIDDMRPRELVIGLTLMVPTLVIGVWPRIAMDFYEAATDALASDLGTHSLVALTTLLPAG from the coding sequence ATGGACGCCAATTTGCCGCTGACGGCTGCGTCCCAGGCAGCGTTCCCCTGGCTCTCGCTCATCGTTTTGCTTCCTGCAGCGATGGCTCTCTTGATGCCATTGCTCCCAGGAGACGACGCGCAGCAATCTCCTTTGCCGCGAAATCTGGCCATCGGCGTCCTCCTCGTCGATCTCGTCCTGATGCTGGTGGTCTTTAGCCGGCATTTCGACCCCAGTGATAGCAGTCTCCAGCTCGTGGAACGCGTGAGCTGGGTTCCATCGATCGGTTTGGAATGGTCCCTCGGAGCCGATGGACTTTCAGCGCCACTGGTGGTGCTCAGCGGACTCGTCACGCTTTTATCCGTAGCCGCCAGCTGGAACGTTCAACATAAGACCAAGTTGTACTTCGGTCTTTTGCTGGTCCAAGCGTCAGCCCAAGGACTGGTCTTCCTCTCGCAGGATTTCCTGCTGTTCTTCCTCGCTTGGGAGCTGGAGCTCGTCCCTGTGTATCTCTTGATTGCGATCTGGGGCGGAAGCAATCGACAATATGCAGCCACAAAATTCATCCTCTACACCGCTGTCGCATCCCTGCTGATCCTGATAAGCGGTCTTGCCCTAGCCCTCTCTGGAGACACGTTCACGCTCAACCTGACTGAACTTGCTGCACGTTCTCCTGGTGGAACGTTTGGATTGCTTTGTTACCTCGGATTCTTGATTGGCTTTGGGGTGAAGTTACCGATGTTTCCTCTTCACACCTGGCTCCCCGACGCCCACGGAGAAGCCAATGCTCCGGTGTCGATGTTGCTCGCTGGTGTGTTGTTGAAAATGGGGGGATATGCCCTGTTGCGTTTCAACGTTCAAATGCTTCCGGAAGCGCATCTTGTTTTGGCGCCAGCACTCATCGTTCTCGGCATCGTCAACATCATTTATGGAGCGTTGAACGCCTTCGCTCAAGACAATGTCAAACGGCGCATCGCCTGCAGCTCCGTTAGCCATATGGGGTTTGTGCTGCTTGGAATCGGTGCCGTGGATGCCCTCGGTCTGAGTGGTGCCATGCTCCAGATGATCAGTCACGGACTAATTGCCGCGGCCATGTTCTTCGTGACCGGCTGTTTTTACGAACGCACAAAAACCCTGTCCATTCCCAACATGGGCGGACTTGCCAAGGTGCTGCCAATCACCTTTGCCTTTTTTCTCGCCAGCTCCCTGGCGTCCCTGGCCCTTCCAGGCATGAGCGGATTCATCAGTGAAATCACCATCTTCTTGGGCGTCACCAATCAGGAAAATTTCACCACCTTGTTCCGCGTCACCACCGTGGCCATTGCCGCGATTGGTCTGGTGCTCACCCCGATGTATCTGCTCTCCATGTGCAGGCGCGTGTTCTTCGGGCCACGAATCCCGGCGTTTGCCTTCATTGATGACATGCGGCCTCGAGAACTGGTGATCGGGCTCACCTTGATGGTTCCCACTTTGGTGATTGGCGTTTGGCCCCGTATCGCCATGGATTTCTACGAAGCAGCCACCGATGCTCTCGCCAGTGATCTCGGCACTCATAGCCTGGTTGCACTTACGACCCTGCTGCCGGCGGGCTGA
- a CDS encoding M3 family metallopeptidase: MTKPELLRGNGLPRFEAIDASQVKAHIPALIQELEDQLSTLESTLQQRLSDNTPLSWDEVMTPLHLLGERLRWSWGVVSHLNGVCNSPELREAHAAQQPDVVRFSNRAGQSQVIHQALESLQQNPSHPLDSTQTRILDAELLSMRHRGVGLNGAAQKSFNEASEQLASLSTRFSNHVLDATQGWTLLVHDADQLQGIPERALQALAAAAKEAGDQHRDGQDPTALEGPWRLGLDMPRYLPVLTHADNRNLREKVYRAQVSRASSGELDNTPLIEEILDLRSHQAARLGYQNWAEKSLASKMADNVDAVERLLEELRVAALPVAEREIDELRDCALRHGATEADAFSAWDVSYWAEKLRQERFNLNQEALRPWFPLPQVLDGLFHLCERLFSIQIEAADGEAPIWHLDVRFFRVSDQEGKPLAAFYLDPFSRPASKRGGAWMDECLNRSRNAEGEITHPVAYLICNQTPPAGDIPSLMSFEEVKTLFHEFGHGLQHMLTTVEHPQAAGINNVEWDAVELPSQFMENWCLDRQTLMGMARHWKTGEPLPEEDYNKLRNSRTFMQGCGTLRQVHFALTDLRLHSVWSPELGQSPHAFRRSIAESTTVLPPIPEDRFLCAFGHIFAGGYSAGYYSYKWAEVLSADAFAAFEEVGLDQEEDIQATGQRFRNTVLSLGGSQRPADVYKSFRGRTASTDALIRHSGLAVAGR, encoded by the coding sequence ATGACCAAACCAGAACTTTTGCGCGGAAATGGCTTACCGCGCTTCGAGGCCATCGATGCATCCCAGGTAAAAGCGCATATCCCAGCCCTGATCCAGGAATTGGAAGATCAGCTGAGCACGCTGGAATCCACTCTTCAGCAACGCTTGTCTGACAACACACCGCTGAGCTGGGATGAGGTGATGACACCCCTTCACCTTCTTGGGGAACGCTTGCGCTGGAGCTGGGGGGTGGTGAGCCACCTCAACGGCGTCTGCAACAGCCCTGAGCTGCGGGAAGCCCATGCAGCGCAGCAACCCGATGTCGTGCGTTTCAGCAATCGCGCTGGGCAGAGCCAAGTCATCCATCAAGCACTGGAAAGTCTTCAACAGAACCCCAGTCATCCATTGGACTCCACCCAAACCCGGATCCTTGATGCCGAGCTGTTGTCAATGCGCCATCGAGGAGTGGGTTTGAACGGAGCTGCACAAAAGTCCTTCAATGAAGCCAGCGAACAACTCGCTTCCCTGTCCACCCGATTCAGCAATCACGTTCTCGATGCCACCCAAGGCTGGACCCTTTTGGTGCATGACGCTGACCAACTGCAGGGCATACCAGAACGGGCCCTGCAAGCATTGGCGGCTGCCGCCAAAGAGGCTGGAGATCAACATCGTGATGGACAAGACCCCACAGCCTTGGAAGGACCTTGGCGTCTTGGCCTCGATATGCCCCGGTACCTCCCGGTACTGACCCATGCCGACAACCGCAATCTGAGAGAGAAGGTTTACAGGGCTCAGGTGAGTCGGGCCAGCTCCGGAGAACTCGACAACACTCCTCTCATCGAAGAAATCCTGGACCTGAGGTCCCATCAAGCAGCACGCCTCGGCTATCAAAACTGGGCTGAGAAAAGCCTGGCCTCAAAAATGGCTGACAACGTCGACGCCGTTGAAAGGCTTCTCGAAGAACTTCGCGTTGCCGCCCTGCCCGTCGCGGAACGAGAGATTGACGAATTGAGGGACTGTGCCCTTCGTCATGGCGCAACAGAAGCTGATGCTTTCAGCGCCTGGGATGTGAGCTACTGGGCGGAGAAACTTCGGCAAGAGCGATTCAATCTCAATCAAGAAGCCTTGCGTCCATGGTTCCCACTGCCACAAGTGCTCGATGGCCTGTTCCATCTTTGCGAACGTTTGTTCTCCATTCAGATTGAAGCTGCTGATGGCGAAGCACCGATCTGGCATCTGGATGTGCGCTTTTTCCGAGTGAGTGATCAAGAGGGAAAGCCACTCGCAGCCTTTTATCTCGATCCCTTCAGCCGACCCGCCAGCAAGCGAGGTGGAGCCTGGATGGATGAATGTCTGAACCGGTCTCGCAATGCTGAAGGTGAGATCACACACCCTGTTGCCTATCTGATTTGCAATCAGACCCCACCCGCCGGAGACATTCCAAGCCTGATGAGCTTTGAAGAGGTGAAGACCCTCTTCCATGAGTTTGGCCACGGCCTTCAACACATGCTCACCACGGTGGAACATCCCCAAGCCGCAGGCATAAACAACGTGGAATGGGACGCGGTGGAACTTCCCAGTCAGTTCATGGAGAACTGGTGCCTTGATCGCCAAACCTTGATGGGAATGGCCCGTCATTGGAAAACAGGGGAGCCATTGCCTGAAGAGGACTACAACAAACTGCGCAACAGCCGCACCTTCATGCAGGGATGCGGAACGCTCCGCCAGGTTCATTTCGCCTTGACTGATCTACGTCTTCACAGCGTTTGGAGCCCCGAGCTTGGTCAATCCCCGCATGCCTTCAGACGGTCGATCGCAGAGAGCACAACCGTGTTGCCACCGATTCCGGAAGACCGATTCCTTTGCGCCTTTGGCCATATTTTTGCTGGTGGCTACTCCGCTGGTTACTACTCCTACAAGTGGGCAGAGGTCTTAAGCGCCGATGCTTTTGCCGCTTTTGAGGAAGTAGGACTCGATCAGGAGGAGGATATTCAAGCCACCGGTCAACGCTTCCGAAACACGGTTTTGAGCCTCGGTGGCAGTCAAAGACCAGCGGATGTCTACAAATCTTTCAGGGGGAGAACAGCCAGCACTGACGCATTAATTCGCCACTCCGGATTGGCGGTAGCCGGTCGTTGA
- a CDS encoding ArgR family transcriptional regulator, whose product MQHDLLALNSSWNLSQSAHVRLMSLEEALERGSLKKGISRRDFLAWILKDIQHQRLLPLLAMLPRRWRQEPASLPEQLRGLGLLLGEGLISPLLLAAFADDLQHLLPPSKSPSRSALDRWCQRCCNDPGRSPWSLPDGLETWRSQATAFLQSQTKPSQAKPRSGLAGVTSLGGEIAWCNEGLSYLQSIEARHRNQQMAQVFNVLGSNVLGSHLLGQQGGNVEIYQFEGQSCGKDLIHCLQAKGWTCQARVRSSVASFGLGASTPSADSKQWNQIPLAVPYRTGLQEIDQTEIHALLPHACLEMELQPPEGEAVLLQYYQGTEGLNGWAAMNDLDRPWQNGRSNGTVRYGPTVFCDQQLSDAIDLCELMGAIHNSEASMENLHLGGYGAIGFCIDSTALLEQALTGRTNLFPLTLGGLWRERLSAQLHHLLEQNMQPNDDAVDRYKRALEEMPQDIYHNSETRKDAKRRLLASQPTQSPFLLIQHLNLKGR is encoded by the coding sequence ATGCAGCATGACCTGCTTGCGCTGAATTCCAGCTGGAACCTCTCTCAATCAGCCCATGTGCGGCTGATGTCGCTGGAAGAGGCCCTTGAGCGCGGAAGTTTGAAAAAAGGGATTAGCCGTCGAGATTTTCTTGCGTGGATCCTTAAGGACATTCAGCATCAACGCTTGCTCCCTCTGCTCGCCATGCTTCCTCGGCGCTGGCGTCAGGAACCTGCCTCACTGCCGGAACAGCTGAGAGGTCTCGGGCTCTTGCTTGGAGAGGGCCTGATCAGTCCTCTACTCCTGGCTGCATTCGCTGACGACTTACAGCACTTGCTACCTCCGAGCAAAAGCCCAAGCCGATCAGCCCTAGATCGTTGGTGCCAGCGTTGTTGCAACGATCCTGGCCGCAGCCCATGGTCACTGCCCGATGGACTGGAAACATGGAGATCCCAAGCCACTGCATTCCTCCAGTCGCAAACCAAACCAAGCCAGGCAAAGCCTCGATCAGGGCTAGCGGGAGTGACCTCACTCGGGGGTGAGATTGCCTGGTGTAATGAGGGACTCTCCTATCTGCAGTCCATCGAGGCCAGACATCGGAACCAGCAAATGGCGCAAGTGTTCAACGTTCTTGGAAGCAACGTTCTTGGGAGCCATCTGCTGGGTCAACAGGGAGGCAACGTCGAGATCTATCAATTCGAAGGTCAGTCATGCGGGAAGGACCTCATTCATTGCCTTCAAGCCAAAGGATGGACGTGCCAGGCGAGAGTGCGCAGCAGCGTGGCCAGCTTCGGGCTGGGAGCGAGTACACCCAGTGCTGACAGCAAGCAATGGAATCAAATCCCGCTTGCGGTTCCTTACCGAACGGGCTTGCAAGAGATCGACCAAACAGAGATCCATGCCTTGCTCCCCCACGCCTGCCTCGAGATGGAATTACAACCGCCAGAAGGTGAGGCAGTTCTGCTGCAGTACTACCAAGGCACCGAGGGTCTGAATGGCTGGGCCGCCATGAATGACTTGGATCGACCATGGCAAAATGGACGCTCCAACGGCACCGTCCGATACGGCCCAACCGTCTTTTGCGATCAACAACTTTCCGACGCCATTGATCTCTGCGAACTGATGGGCGCCATTCACAACAGCGAGGCCAGCATGGAGAACCTCCATCTCGGCGGATACGGAGCGATTGGCTTCTGCATCGACTCCACCGCGCTGCTGGAACAGGCGCTGACAGGGAGGACCAACCTGTTTCCACTCACGCTCGGAGGGTTATGGCGAGAACGGCTCAGCGCGCAGCTGCATCACTTACTTGAGCAGAACATGCAGCCGAATGATGATGCGGTGGATCGCTACAAACGGGCCCTAGAAGAGATGCCTCAAGACATTTATCACAATTCAGAGACCCGAAAAGATGCCAAGAGACGCCTTCTTGCGAGTCAACCGACGCAATCACCGTTCTTACTCATCCAACATCTCAACCTGAAGGGGCGCTAA
- a CDS encoding alpha/beta hydrolase — translation MTKNNAVVHAHRHSIRLGARVLIAVLVLVGILMLIGVGVVRRDAASLLQSGSLLELLGVSGGAIVVVLALVGVYSVMVDFVFWEGWMQSFPDASGLFVGNEEKRSVHRHFLVYLDGIHQSEESHPPRVQEFLNCLESEIANDSLLVKGIEAYTITDVGLRAASYSRWFWQRLFALQEHHANAFVQFICAFCIQANNVIKVGISSDRRYGPVMNYELALKIARRLEQLDFHPSHASRVVLVGYSGGAEMAIGTAEILQKLCCSPVQVITVCGVFSGNAALENIQDVAMVVGSKDPVAAFGRLAYPGRLGLLPLTNWNRWQRSHSLHRYRIDRMSHNGSSGPFSVAFRHKVVAAVCRELERSLVSAPSG, via the coding sequence ATGACTAAAAACAACGCCGTTGTCCACGCTCATAGACACAGCATTCGTCTTGGGGCTCGTGTCCTGATTGCTGTGTTGGTCTTGGTGGGCATCTTGATGCTGATCGGTGTTGGTGTGGTGCGGAGGGATGCAGCTTCTCTTCTGCAATCAGGGTCTCTCTTAGAGCTTCTAGGTGTGTCGGGAGGAGCGATTGTTGTTGTCTTGGCTTTGGTAGGTGTGTATTCGGTGATGGTTGATTTTGTGTTCTGGGAAGGGTGGATGCAAAGTTTTCCAGATGCCAGCGGTTTGTTTGTTGGGAATGAAGAGAAGCGGTCGGTGCATCGCCATTTCTTGGTGTATCTCGATGGCATTCATCAAAGCGAAGAGAGTCATCCGCCGAGAGTTCAGGAGTTTCTGAATTGCTTAGAATCTGAAATTGCCAATGATTCCCTGTTAGTGAAAGGCATTGAGGCCTATACCATCACGGATGTTGGTCTTCGTGCTGCTTCTTACTCCCGGTGGTTTTGGCAGAGATTGTTTGCTCTTCAAGAGCATCATGCTAACGCTTTTGTTCAGTTTATTTGTGCGTTTTGTATTCAGGCAAATAATGTTATTAAGGTCGGTATTTCGTCTGATCGTCGTTATGGGCCTGTTATGAATTATGAATTAGCTCTAAAAATTGCACGACGATTAGAGCAGTTAGATTTTCATCCTTCGCACGCATCTCGCGTGGTTTTGGTTGGTTATAGTGGCGGGGCTGAAATGGCTATTGGCACGGCTGAAATCTTGCAAAAGCTGTGCTGCAGTCCTGTTCAAGTGATTACTGTCTGTGGGGTGTTTAGCGGCAATGCTGCTCTGGAAAATATTCAGGATGTGGCGATGGTTGTTGGAAGTAAAGATCCTGTTGCTGCCTTCGGTCGTCTTGCCTATCCCGGACGCTTGGGTTTATTGCCCCTTACAAATTGGAATCGTTGGCAGCGATCGCATTCCTTGCATCGTTACCGAATTGATCGTATGAGTCATAACGGTTCGTCAGGACCGTTTAGTGTGGCGTTTCGCCATAAGGTTGTTGCTGCAGTTTGTCGTGAACTTGAACGCAGTTTGGTTAGCGCCCCTTCAGGTTGA
- a CDS encoding alpha/beta fold hydrolase: protein MPSEAPSRPLVLVHGLLDTPRLFSRLERRLEGQDRPVLSPHLPHRFGATPLRQLAQQLDDLIQERWGLETSIDILGFSMGGVIARTWLQELGGAKRTHRFLSVGSPQQGTLTAQCVPAWLFAGLADMKRGSPLLRSLNGNYSDLQAVECFSFFCRWDLMVCPGWQAVLPIGTSTAVPVWTHQQLMSHPRSLDLLNEALLH, encoded by the coding sequence ATGCCATCTGAAGCTCCCAGCCGGCCTCTCGTCTTAGTGCACGGTCTTCTTGATACGCCTCGGCTGTTCTCTCGTCTGGAGCGTCGTCTTGAAGGTCAGGATCGTCCGGTGTTGTCTCCCCATTTGCCCCATCGCTTTGGTGCGACCCCTCTTCGCCAGCTCGCTCAGCAGCTGGATGACCTGATTCAAGAACGGTGGGGACTGGAGACGTCGATTGACATTCTTGGTTTTTCCATGGGTGGGGTGATTGCTCGGACTTGGCTCCAAGAGTTGGGAGGTGCCAAGCGAACGCATCGGTTCCTTAGCGTCGGTAGCCCCCAACAGGGAACACTCACTGCCCAGTGCGTTCCCGCCTGGCTGTTCGCTGGTTTGGCAGACATGAAGCGTGGTAGTCCCCTGCTGCGCTCTTTGAATGGGAATTATTCCGACTTGCAGGCTGTGGAGTGCTTCAGCTTCTTTTGCCGTTGGGATCTCATGGTGTGCCCTGGGTGGCAAGCCGTGCTTCCAATCGGGACGAGCACAGCTGTGCCCGTCTGGACGCATCAGCAGTTGATGTCACATCCCAGATCGCTTGATCTATTAAATGAAGCACTTCTTCATTGA
- a CDS encoding dihydroneopterin aldolase, protein MDLIHIRDLRLWAHVGVLDHERRDGQWFQLDISLGLDLSESARSDDLSATADYSLAVLALQELARDLCCLTIECFSEEIFEVLERLYGPLPMHLVLQKCQPPIAGFTGAVALERRRNWSAEQGH, encoded by the coding sequence ATGGATTTGATCCATATCCGAGATCTCCGCCTCTGGGCTCATGTCGGAGTGCTGGATCATGAACGACGGGATGGTCAATGGTTTCAACTCGACATCTCGTTGGGTTTAGATCTCAGTGAATCGGCGAGGTCGGACGATCTCAGCGCGACCGCTGATTACAGCCTGGCAGTGCTGGCACTTCAGGAGTTGGCCAGAGATTTGTGTTGCCTCACCATTGAATGTTTCAGTGAGGAGATCTTTGAGGTTCTAGAACGTCTTTATGGTCCCTTGCCTATGCACCTGGTCCTCCAGAAGTGCCAGCCTCCGATTGCTGGTTTTACAGGTGCTGTCGCGCTGGAGCGTCGGCGCAACTGGTCAGCTGAGCAGGGCCATTGA
- a CDS encoding glutamate-5-semialdehyde dehydrogenase produces the protein MNSQGVPEPSADLLRLATAVRRAAVGLGQSSNQQRQQALMAMAASLEAHADRIVTANADDLAQASADGLAPALVARLKLDAGKLAGAIDGVRQLSALHDPLGARQLHRELADGLVLERVTVPLGVLGVIFEARPDAVIQIAALAIRSGNGAILKGGSEAKCTNQAVMQALKEGLAGTSVSADALDLLTTRAESLALLRLDGLVDLIIPRGSNELVRFIQDNTRIPVLGHADGVCHLYVDKEVDCAQALRIAIDSKTQYPAACNAIETLLVHQQMAPSFLKEAVPAFKNAGVCLRGDETSRGFGVEQAATSEDWSEEYLDLVLAVRVVKDFDEALEHIQRYGSRHTEAIATVNQDTAERFLRAVDSAGVYHNCSTRFADGFRYGFGAEVGISTQTLPPRGPVGLEGLVTYRYRLRGEGHLAADFTEGRAQFSHRDLPTATT, from the coding sequence ATGAACAGTCAGGGTGTGCCAGAACCATCAGCTGATCTTTTGCGCCTGGCTACAGCCGTTCGGCGTGCCGCTGTTGGTTTGGGTCAGAGTTCCAACCAACAGCGACAACAGGCGCTGATGGCGATGGCCGCGTCTCTGGAGGCCCATGCCGATCGCATCGTTACAGCCAATGCGGACGATCTCGCTCAGGCTTCTGCGGATGGTTTGGCTCCTGCGTTGGTGGCTCGTCTCAAATTGGACGCGGGCAAACTGGCTGGAGCCATTGATGGCGTCCGTCAATTGTCGGCACTGCATGACCCTCTGGGGGCCAGGCAATTGCATCGCGAGCTTGCCGATGGGTTGGTGTTGGAGCGCGTCACGGTGCCCCTTGGGGTTTTAGGGGTGATTTTTGAGGCCAGGCCTGATGCGGTGATCCAAATCGCTGCCCTTGCCATTCGCTCAGGCAATGGCGCAATCCTGAAGGGTGGCAGCGAGGCCAAGTGCACGAATCAAGCTGTGATGCAGGCGTTGAAAGAGGGCTTGGCTGGCACATCGGTGTCTGCTGATGCGTTGGATTTACTTACAACCCGAGCGGAGAGTTTGGCTCTGCTGCGCCTCGACGGTCTTGTGGACTTGATTATTCCCCGGGGTAGCAACGAGCTGGTTCGTTTCATTCAGGACAACACCCGAATTCCGGTTCTTGGCCATGCCGATGGTGTTTGCCATCTATATGTGGACAAAGAGGTTGATTGCGCACAGGCCTTGCGCATTGCGATCGACAGCAAAACCCAGTATCCGGCGGCTTGTAATGCGATCGAGACGCTCCTGGTGCATCAGCAAATGGCGCCGAGCTTTCTGAAAGAGGCTGTTCCTGCTTTTAAAAATGCTGGTGTTTGCTTGCGCGGCGATGAGACCAGTCGAGGCTTTGGGGTGGAGCAGGCCGCAACCAGCGAAGATTGGAGTGAGGAGTATCTGGATCTCGTGCTTGCTGTGCGAGTGGTGAAGGATTTCGACGAGGCCCTCGAACACATTCAGAGGTATGGCTCACGCCATACGGAGGCGATTGCGACGGTCAATCAAGACACCGCAGAACGGTTCTTGCGGGCCGTGGATAGCGCTGGTGTCTATCACAATTGCTCAACTCGTTTTGCGGATGGTTTCCGCTACGGCTTTGGTGCAGAAGTTGGCATCAGCACCCAGACCTTGCCCCCGCGCGGGCCTGTCGGGTTGGAGGGGTTGGTGACCTATCGCTACCGATTGCGTGGTGAGGGGCACCTTGCTGCGGATTTTACTGAGGGGCGCGCACAGTTCAGCCACCGCGATTTACCAACCGCTACGACCTGA